The Pseudomonas viciae genomic interval GCGATGGGCGACTATCGCGCCGAATGGGGCGGGCAGGTCGCCGATGCCAAGGCCCAGCTGGACGCCGAAGTGGATCGGATCTATCAGGCCGACTTCCAGACCGAGGATTTCGTCCCGGAAATCAACGACCACATGGACCCGGCGGTGTTTCGTGAATTCATCGAGCTCACCGGTTCCTGCCTGACCCAGAGCCGCGTGTTGGGTACGCTCAATGAAAGCCTGGCGGATGACGCCATCATCGTCGCCGCCGCTGGCAGCCTGCCCGGCGACTTGCAACGCAGCTGGCGCAGCAAGGGCGTGAACACCTATCACCTCGAGTACGGCTATTCGTGCATGGGTTACGAGGTGAATGCGGCGCTGGGGGTCAAGCTCGCCGAGCCCGACAAAGAGGTGTACGCCCTGGTGGGTGATGGCTCCTACATGATGCTGCACTCGGAGCTGGCGACCTCGATCCAGGAGCGGCGCAAGATCAATGTGGTACTGCTGGACAACATGACGTTCGGTTGCATCAACAACCTGCAAATGGAACACGGCATGGACAGTTTCGGCACCGAGTTCCGCTTCCGCAACCCGGACACCGGCAAGCTCGACGGCGGTTTCGTGCCGGTGGACTTCGCCATGAGCGCGGCGGCCTATGGCTGCAAGACCTACAAGGTCAAGACCCTCGACGAGCTGCACGCGGCCCTGGCCGATGCGCGGCGGCAAACGGTCTCGACGCTGATCGACATCAAGGTCCTGCCCAAGACCATGATCCACAAATACCTGTCGTGGTGGCGGGTCGGCGTGGCGCAAGTTTCTACCAGCGCCCGCACCGATGCAGTCGCCAAGACCCTCAATGAGCGACTGGCCAAGGCCCGTCAATACTGATTGCCCCACCACTACGAAAGGAGTTTTTCATGTCTTTGAAGCTGGGCGTCATCGGCACCGGGGCCATCGGCCAGGACCATATCCGTCGTTGCAGCCAGACCTTGCTCAACAGCCAGGTGGTGGCGGTGACCGACATCAACCTGCAACAAGCGGCCAAGGTCGTTGCCGATCTCAAGCTGACCGCCGAGGTCTACCCCGACGGTCATGCGTTGATCAAGGCGCCGGACGTGGAGGCGATCCTCGTGACCTCCTGGGGACCGAGCCACGAAGAGTTCGTGCTGGCGGCGATTGCCGCTGGCAAACCGGTGTTCTGTGAAAAGCCCCTGGCCGTCACGGCCGAAGGCTGCCGCAAGATCGTCGAGGCCGAAGTCGCCCACGGCAAGCGCCTGGTGCAGGTCGGTTTCATGCGCCCGTACGATGAAGGTTATCGGGCGCTCAAGGCGGTGATTGACAGTGGGCAGATCGGTGAACCGCTGATGCTGCACTGCGCCCACCGCAACCCGAGCGTCGGCGAGAACTACAAGACCGACATGGCCATCACCGATACCTTGATCCATGAATTGGATGTGTTGCGCTGGCTGCTGGCCGATGACTATGTCTCGGTGCAGGTGGTGTTCCCGCGCAAGACCAGCAAGGCCCTGGCGCACTTGCGGGATCCGCAGATCGTTCTGTTGGAAACCGCGAAGGGCACGCGCATCGACGTGGAGGTGTTCGTCAACTGCCAGTACGGCTACGACATCCAGTGTGAAGTGGTGGGGGAGACCGGCATCGCCAAGCTCCCGGAACCGTCCCAGGTGCAACTGCGCAGCGGCGCCAAGCTGTCCAACGCCATCCTGATGGATTGGAAGGACCGCTTCATCGCTGCCTACGACGTCGAATTGCAGGCCTTCATCGACGGCGTGCGCACCGGGCAGGTGGGCGGTCCGTCGGCCTGGGACGGCTTCGCCGCGGCGGTGGCGGCGGATGCTTGCATTCAAGCGCAGCAGAGCGGGCAGATCGTCAAAGTCGAACTGCCCGAGCGCCCGCGTTTCTACGGCTAACCACAATCGACCGCGTTTCCCTGAAGGTACTCGGTCAATTGTGGGAGCCGAGCTTGCTCGCGATAGCGGTGGGTCAGTCGACATAGTGCAAGCTGATCCGACGCCATCGCGAGCAAGCTCGCTCCCACGGGGCGGTGTTATATCCAAATAAGGAGCTTTCATGCGAATCGGACTAGTGGGCTATGGCAAGGGCGGGCGGTTTTTTCATGCGCCGCTGATCAGCAGCCTGCCGGGGGCTACGTTTGTTGGCGTGGTGACCCGGTCCGCCGAGCGGCGCGAGCAACTGGCGAGTGATTACCCGCACGTCCAGGCCTTCGACACGCTCGAACAATTGGTGGCGGCCGGCGTCGATGCGGTGGTGGTGTCCACGCCGTTGGACGGTCGCCCAGCCGTGGTGATGCAAGCCATCGAACTCGGCGTGGCAGTGGTCAGCGATAAGCCTTTCGCCCAAGACGCTGGGCAAGCCGAGGCCATGGTGTTGGCGGCCGAACGGCGCAATGTGCCGTTGAGCGTGTACCAGAACCGTCGCTGGGATTCGGATTTCCTGACTCTGCGTAAGCTGCTGGCTTCCGGAGCCCTGGGGCAAATCATTCGTTTTGAATCCAGCGTCGAGCGCTATTCGCCGATGTCGGTGGGCAAGGGCAGTGGTGGCGGATTTCTGCGTGACCTGGGCAGTCATCTGGTGGACCAGGCGCTGCAACTGTTCGGGCCGGTGGCCAGGGTGTACGCCGAACTGGATTACCGGCAGCCAGGCCAGGCGTTCGATAACGGCTTCTTCATGTCCTTGACCCATGCCGGTGGCGTGATTTCCCACTTGAGCGGCAATTGTGTGCAAAACGCACCGCGCCCGCGTTTCCGGGTCAATGGCACCGAGGGTTGTTATACCGTCGATGGCCTGGATGGCCAGGAGGCCCAGGCGTTGGCCGGGTTGAGCCCAGCGACCGAGGGTGAGCGCTGGGGCGCCGAAGAACATCGGCGCTGGGGCTGGTTCGAACACGGCACCGAGCGTGAGCGGGTGACCTCGGAGCGAGGCTGCTGGATGGCGTTCTACCAACGCTTGCAAACCGCGTTGCAGGGCTCTGGCCCGCTACCGGTGGAAGCCCGTGATGCGCTGGCGACCACGCGCATCCTCGACGCTGCCAGGCAGAGTGCCGAGCAGGGCGGGGTGGTGTGTTTAACCGTGCCTGTAGGGCATGGAATAAAAAACGAATAAAATTCTAAAATGAGTTGATATGGAAAATATTTTCCAATAAAGTCGATTCCAGGTTACCGACAACCCTGTCCGCTTCTTGCCAAGCCCAGCCTTGAAGAGATGACGGACGAAACAAAAACAAGAAACACAGCTAGGTACCGTCGATGAAAACCTTCAGCCGCTCTGCGTTTCACCTGTCACATCTGCTGCGCCTGTCTGCAGTCCTTCCCCTGTTCGAATCCCTCTGCATCCAGCGCAACGGCGCCATGGTGTGTTGCATGCCCGGCGCACCGATCGTGCGCTTGCCCCGTTCCTGATTCGCTACGCCTTATCCATAAAACCAACAAAAAAGTGGAGAAAGACCGTTCATGAAGACCAAGACCCGTATCGCCTCGCTGGCCCTGTCGTTGATGCTCACCAGCGGCGCTGCCCTGGCGGACCTGAAGATCGGCGTCAGCATGTCCCAGTTCGATGACACCTGGCTGACCTACCTGCGCGAATCCATGGACAAGAAAGCCAAGTCATTCCCGGACGGCGTCACCTTGCAGTTCGAAGACGCGCGCAGTGATGTGGTCAAGCAACTGAGCCAGGTGGAAAGCTTCATCAGCCAGAAGGTCGACGCGCTCATCGTCAACCCGGTGGACACCGCCGCGACCCAGCGCATCACCAAGGCCGCCGTGGCCGCCGGTATTCCCCTGGTGTACGTCAACCGCCGCCCGGACGATCCGAAATTGCCGGAAGGCGTGGTCACCGTGGCCTCCGATGACCTCGAAGCCGGGCGCATGCAGATGCAGTACCTGGCCGACAAGATGGGCGGCAAAGGCGACATCGTGATCCTGTTGGGTGACCTGGCCAACAACTCCACCACGAACCGCACCAAGGGCGTCAAGGAGGTGCTGGCCAAGTATCCGGGCATCAAGATTGAACAGGAACAGACCGGTATCTGGTCGCGAGACAAGGGCATGACCCTGGTCAACGACTGGCTCACCCAGGGCCGCGACTTCCAGGCCGTGGTGTCCAACAACGACGAGATGGCCATCGGTGCCGCGATGGCACTCAAGCAAGCGGGCACCAAGAAAGGCAGCGTATTGATTGCCGGGGTCGATGGTACGCCGGACGGCTTGAACGCCATCAAGAAAGGCGAAATGGCGGTCTCGGTGTTCCAGGACGCCAAGGGCCAGGCCGATGGCTCGATCGATACGGCGGTGAAAATGGTCAAGAAGCAGCCGGTCGAACAGGCCGTCTGGGTGCCGTACCGGCTGATCACGCCGGAAAATGTCGATCAGTTCAAGTGACGTTTTAACGTACCGCCACCACAACAATAAACAGGCAAGGTCGCACGCCGACCTTGCCGAGGGAGTACCTGATCATGTTCGCTTCAGCGACTGCTTCGAGCGCCCCGGCGATGACTGTCCAGCCGGACGTAACACCTGAAGAACCGTACCTGCTGGAAGTCGTCAATGTCAGCAAAGGCTTTCCCGGCGTGGTGGCCCTGTCCGATGTACAGCTGCGGGTCCGTCCTGGTTCCGTGCTGGCCCTGATGGGTGAAAACGGCGCGGGCAAATCCACCCTGATGAAAATCATCGCCGGCATTTACCAGCCGGACGCCGGCGAGCTGCGCCTGCGCGGCAAGCCGATAACCTTCGATACGCCCCTGGCGGCCTTGCAGGCGGGTATTGCGATGATCCATCAGGAACTGAACCTGATGCCGCACATGAGCATTGCCGAAAACATCTGGATCGGCCGCGAGCAGCTCAACGGCCTGCACATGGTCGACCATGGCGAAATGCATCGCTGCACCGCCAGGCTGCTGGAGCGCCTGCGGATCAACCTCGATCCTGAAGAGCAAGTGGGCAACCTGAGCATTGCCGAACGACAGATGGTCGAGATCGCCAAGGCTGTGTCCTACGATTCCGACATCCTGATCATGGACGAACCGACTTCGGCGATCACCGAGACGGAAGTCGCCCATCTGTTCTCGATCATTGCCGACCTCAAGTCCCAGGGTAAGGGCATCATCTACATCACCCATAAAATGAACGAAGTATTCGCCATCGCCGATGAAGTGGCGGTGTTTCGCGACGGCGCCTACATCGGCCTGCAACGGGCTGACAGCATGGATGGCGACAGCCTGATTTCGATGATGGTTGGGCGCGAGTTGAGCCAGTTGTTCCCGGTGCGGGAGCAACCCATCGGTGAATTGGTGCTGTCGGTGCGCGACCTGAGCCTGGACGGCATCTTCAAAGGCGTGTCTTTCGACCTGCATGCCGGGGAAATCCTTGGCATCGCCGGGCTGATGGGTTCGGGCCGGACCAATGTGGCCGAGGCGATTTTCGGCGTAACCCCAAGCACCGGTGGCGAGATCCTGCTGGACGGCCAACCGGTACGCATCAGTGACCCGCACATGGCCATCGAGAAGGGCTTTGCGCTGTTGACCGAGGATCGCAAGCTTAGCGGCCTGTTCCCGTGCCTGTCGGTGCTGGAAAACATGGAAATGGCCGTGTTGCCCCATTACGTCGGCAACGGCTTCATCCAGCAGAAAGCCCTGCGTGCCTTGTGCGAAGACATGTGCAAGAAGCTGCGGGTCAAGACCCCATCCCTTGAGCAGTGCATTGACACCTTGTCCGGCGGCAATCAACAGAAGGCGTTGCTGGCCCGCTGGCTGATGACCAACCCACGCATCCTGATCCTTGACGAGCCGACCCGCGGCATCGACGTGGGGGCCAAGGCCGAGATCTACCGGCTGATTTCCTTCCTCGCCAGCGAGGGTATGGCGGTGATCATGATTTCTTCGGAACTGCCGGAAGTGCTGGGCATGAGCGACCGGGTGATGGTGATGCACGAGGGCGACCTGATGGGCACCCTCGACCGCAGCGAAGCGACCCAGGAGCGGGTGATGCAATTGGCTTCGGGCCTGTCTGCGGTTCATTAGTAGTTAAACGAATCGACGTCGGCGGCGATACCTGCGCCGCTGGCACGCAATAAAAAAGGTGAATGGCTATGAACGCGATACTGGAAAACAAACCCGCGGCCGCACCGGCCAGGACGCGTCGGCGGCTGCCGACGGAACTGAGCATCTTCCTAGTGCTGATTGGCATTGGCCTGGTGTTCGAAATGTTCGGCTGGATCATGCGCGACCAGAGTTTCCTGATGAACTCCCAGCGCCTGGTGCTGATGATCCTGCAAGTATCGATCATTGGCCTACTGGCCATCGGCGTGACCCAGGTGATCATCACCACCGGCATCGACCTGTCGTCCGGCTCGGTGCTGGCGCTGTCGGCCATGATCGCCGCCAGCCTGGCCCAGACTTCGGACTTCGCCCGGGCGGTGTTTCCTTCCCTGACGGACCTGCCGGTGTGGATCCCGGTGGTCGCCGGGCTCGGCGTGGGGCTATTGGCGGGGGCGATCAACGGCAGCATCATCGCCATGACCGGCATTCCGCCGTTTATTGCCACCCTCGGCATGATGGTCTCGGCCCGTGGCCTGGCGCGTTACTACACCGAAGGCCAGCCGGTGAGCATGTTGTCCGATTCCTACACCGCCATCGGCCATGGCGCCATGCCGGTGATCATCTTCCTGGTGGTGGCGGTGATCTTCCACATTGCCCTGCGCTACACCAAGTACGGCAAATACACCTACGCCATCGGCGGCAACATGCAGGCGGCGCGCACTTCCGGGATCAACGTCAAGCGCCACCTGGTGATTGTCTACAGCATCGCCGGGTTGCTGGCGGGGCTGGCCGGGGTGGTCGCCTCGGCGCGGGCGGCGACCGGCCAGGCCGGCATGGGCATGTCTTATGAGCTGGATGCGATTGCGGCGGCGGTGATCGGCGGTACCAGCCTGGCGGGTGGGGTGGGGCGTATCACCGGAACGGTGATCGGGGCGCTGATCCTCGGGGTGATGGCCAGTGGTTTCACCTTCGTCGGTGTCGATGCCTACATCCAGGACATCATCAAGGGGCTGATCATCGTGGTGGCGGTGGTCATCGACCAGTACCGCAACAAGCGTAAACTCAAGCGCTGAAGGTCCCTGTCCTGCGACAAAGCGCCACGCCTGACCCGCGTGGCGTTGCCATTTGTCTTCTTAATACAGCTATTACACTGAATTTCTTGTTATAAACGCACTCCGATGACCGCCAAAAGCCTGTCAGAGAACATTTGAAGGGGTTGTCGGACATTTTCCCTATGTTTTCAGTTGCTGAGGCCTCGACTCGGCCTTAGACTGCCGCCCCTCGTAAATTGAGTGCCGGGTGGCGCTTGGAATAGACGGCGCCTTCCCGATGAGCGCGGCAGCTGCGCTGCGGGACGCTCCATAATTCGCCTTAATGCACGTTTTTTTATAGAGATATCAATGACAAAGGAAAAGTTGCTGGCCATGCCGGCGGATGACTACATGAATGCCGAGCAGCTGGCTTTCTTCACCAAGCTGTTGCAGAACATGAAAGTCGAAACCCACGAGCGCATCGAACAGAACCGAATCGCCATTGAGAGCCTGGACACCCCGGCTGACCCAGCGGACGCTGCTTCCGTAGAAGAAGAGCGGACCTGGCTGGTTAACGCCATCGATCGCGACCAGCGCATGCTGCCTCAGCTGGAGCAGGCCCTGGACCGTATCAACGACGACAGCTTTGGCTGGTGCGACGACAGCGGCGAGCCAATCGGCCTCAAGCGCCTGCTGATCAGCCCGACCACCAAGTACTGCATCGAAGCTCAGGAACGTCACGAGCAGATCGATAAGCACCAACGTCAGGCCTGATTCCCGGCTCAAACAAAGATCGCAGCCTTCTCACCGAAGGCTGCGATCTTTTGTTTTCGTCTCCCGGCTATTTATCTACTCCCGTTGACCTGCTGCAAGAACACGACTAATGGACCATGGATAATGGCTCGGTAGTGGCGTTTAATGCGGTCATAACAACGAGAATTGTGGGTGACGAACATGGCGACAGACGGATCTCTGGCGGGAGCGGTGCCTGCCTCGGTGCCTGGGACAAAAAACGCAGCGCGCTGGCTGACGCCGACCCTGCAGAGTCTCGCCCTGACCTTGCTGCTGTGTGGCATGGCCCTGGGCGGCTGGTCGCTGTACCTGGGCCTGCCGCTGGTGATGCTTATCGTCTGGCTGCCGCGCCTGCGTTCTCGCCTGGCCGCCGTGCCTGAACCGGCAGAGGGCGTCGGCAGCTTGGCCGAGCTGACTCGCGACCTGTCCTACACCACCAGCCATAACGCGTTGTCGGCGGCCGGAGTCGCCTATTCGGTCAAGCAATTGGCCGGCAAGGTCCAGTCGCAACTCGACGCCGCCGCGCAGATCGTCAGCAATGCCGAATCGATGATCGCCACCGAACAAGCCACCTCACAACTCAGCCAGCAGGCCCTGAGCGCCGCCAGTGAAGCTCATCGCAGCAGCGTGGCCGGGCGCAGCGAACTGGTGGAGTCCATCAGCCGTATGCACCAGCTTAGCCAGCGCGCCAACGACAGCCGCGAGTTGATCGAGGCCTTGAGCGTGCGCAGTGATGAAATCCAACGGGTCAGCCTGGTGATTCAGTCCATCGCCAGCCAGACCAACCTGCTGGCGCTGAACGCGGCCATCGAGGCGGCACGGGCCGGTGAGCATGGTCGTGGGTTCGCGGTGGTGGCCGATGAAGTACGCGGCCTGGCCGGGCGCACGGCTGCGGCGACCGGCGAAGTGGGGGTGATGGTGGCGGACATCCAGCAGCGCACCGCCCAGGTGGTGGAACAGATCCGTCAATTGGCCAGTGACCTGGACAGCGGTGTGCAGCAGGTCGAACACACCGGCCAGCACCTGGAAAACATTGCCCGGCTCGCGGCGGGTGTGGAAACTCAGGTCAGCGCCATCGCCCAGGGCACCGACACCAATCGTGAGCAACTCGACAGCCTGTTCCATGCCATCGAGCAGATGCGCGGCGACCTGTCCATCAGCGACCAGCAGACTCAGCGCCTCGCCGAGGCGGCGGTGCAGATGGAAGGCCAGGCCGAAACCATCAGCGAACGCCTGGCCGAGGTGGGCCTGGACGACTATCACCAACGGGTCTATGACCTGGCACGGGAAGGGGCGAGCCAGATCGCCGCGCAATTCGAGGCCGATATCGACCAGGGCCGGGTCAGCCTGGAGGATCTGTTCGACCGTAGCTACCAGCCTATCCCCAACACCCAGCCGGCCAAATACCAGACCCGTTTCGACCGCTACACCGATCAGGTGCTGCCGGCGATCCAGGAGCCATTGCTTGCCCGCCACGAAGGCCTGGTGTTTGCGATTGCCTGCACCCAGCAAGGTTATGTGCCGACTCACAACAAGGTCTTCAGCCAGCCGCTGACCGGCGACCCGCAGGTGGACACGCTGAACAACCGCACCAAGCGCAAATTTTCCGATCGCACCGGGATCCGCTGCGGCAGCCACCAACAGCCGGTGCTGCTCCAGACCTACACCCGCGACACGGGTGAGTTGATGCACGACCTTTCCGTACCGATCATGCTCAAGGGGCGGCATTGGGGTGGTTTGCGCTTGGGCTACAAACCCGAGAAACCGCGCTAGGCCTCAACGCCACTGAGTGGCAAAGGCGCTTTTGTGGCGAGGAAATTATCTGTGGGAGCAAGGCTTGCCCGCGATGAAGGCGACGCGGTCTCATGAGGGATCGAGGCGCCTGTATCGCGAGCAAGCTTTGCTCCCACCAATCCCCTAGCCACAGGGGACTCATGGTTCTTGGCGCTACTTACCGCCGTGCAGGCGCACGTTCAGTTCGTCTACCAACAGAGCTTCTTCGCCGTCGGCGCGCATCCATTCCTTGAGCAGGGCTTTCTGGTGTGGTGCCAAGAAATCGGCTTCCACCAGCTTAATCTCCGGCGCCAGCGGGTGCGCCATGATGAAATCGTCGATGGCTTTGCCGTCCGAGGGCAGGCCTAGTTGGTCGAACAGGGTATTGAGTTC includes:
- a CDS encoding Gfo/Idh/MocA family protein — protein: MSLKLGVIGTGAIGQDHIRRCSQTLLNSQVVAVTDINLQQAAKVVADLKLTAEVYPDGHALIKAPDVEAILVTSWGPSHEEFVLAAIAAGKPVFCEKPLAVTAEGCRKIVEAEVAHGKRLVQVGFMRPYDEGYRALKAVIDSGQIGEPLMLHCAHRNPSVGENYKTDMAITDTLIHELDVLRWLLADDYVSVQVVFPRKTSKALAHLRDPQIVLLETAKGTRIDVEVFVNCQYGYDIQCEVVGETGIAKLPEPSQVQLRSGAKLSNAILMDWKDRFIAAYDVELQAFIDGVRTGQVGGPSAWDGFAAAVAADACIQAQQSGQIVKVELPERPRFYG
- a CDS encoding Gfo/Idh/MocA family oxidoreductase, whose product is MRIGLVGYGKGGRFFHAPLISSLPGATFVGVVTRSAERREQLASDYPHVQAFDTLEQLVAAGVDAVVVSTPLDGRPAVVMQAIELGVAVVSDKPFAQDAGQAEAMVLAAERRNVPLSVYQNRRWDSDFLTLRKLLASGALGQIIRFESSVERYSPMSVGKGSGGGFLRDLGSHLVDQALQLFGPVARVYAELDYRQPGQAFDNGFFMSLTHAGGVISHLSGNCVQNAPRPRFRVNGTEGCYTVDGLDGQEAQALAGLSPATEGERWGAEEHRRWGWFEHGTERERVTSERGCWMAFYQRLQTALQGSGPLPVEARDALATTRILDAARQSAEQGGVVCLTVPVGHGIKNE
- a CDS encoding sugar ABC transporter substrate-binding protein is translated as MKTKTRIASLALSLMLTSGAALADLKIGVSMSQFDDTWLTYLRESMDKKAKSFPDGVTLQFEDARSDVVKQLSQVESFISQKVDALIVNPVDTAATQRITKAAVAAGIPLVYVNRRPDDPKLPEGVVTVASDDLEAGRMQMQYLADKMGGKGDIVILLGDLANNSTTNRTKGVKEVLAKYPGIKIEQEQTGIWSRDKGMTLVNDWLTQGRDFQAVVSNNDEMAIGAAMALKQAGTKKGSVLIAGVDGTPDGLNAIKKGEMAVSVFQDAKGQADGSIDTAVKMVKKQPVEQAVWVPYRLITPENVDQFK
- a CDS encoding sugar ABC transporter ATP-binding protein; translated protein: MFASATASSAPAMTVQPDVTPEEPYLLEVVNVSKGFPGVVALSDVQLRVRPGSVLALMGENGAGKSTLMKIIAGIYQPDAGELRLRGKPITFDTPLAALQAGIAMIHQELNLMPHMSIAENIWIGREQLNGLHMVDHGEMHRCTARLLERLRINLDPEEQVGNLSIAERQMVEIAKAVSYDSDILIMDEPTSAITETEVAHLFSIIADLKSQGKGIIYITHKMNEVFAIADEVAVFRDGAYIGLQRADSMDGDSLISMMVGRELSQLFPVREQPIGELVLSVRDLSLDGIFKGVSFDLHAGEILGIAGLMGSGRTNVAEAIFGVTPSTGGEILLDGQPVRISDPHMAIEKGFALLTEDRKLSGLFPCLSVLENMEMAVLPHYVGNGFIQQKALRALCEDMCKKLRVKTPSLEQCIDTLSGGNQQKALLARWLMTNPRILILDEPTRGIDVGAKAEIYRLISFLASEGMAVIMISSELPEVLGMSDRVMVMHEGDLMGTLDRSEATQERVMQLASGLSAVH
- a CDS encoding ABC transporter permease, with translation MNAILENKPAAAPARTRRRLPTELSIFLVLIGIGLVFEMFGWIMRDQSFLMNSQRLVLMILQVSIIGLLAIGVTQVIITTGIDLSSGSVLALSAMIAASLAQTSDFARAVFPSLTDLPVWIPVVAGLGVGLLAGAINGSIIAMTGIPPFIATLGMMVSARGLARYYTEGQPVSMLSDSYTAIGHGAMPVIIFLVVAVIFHIALRYTKYGKYTYAIGGNMQAARTSGINVKRHLVIVYSIAGLLAGLAGVVASARAATGQAGMGMSYELDAIAAAVIGGTSLAGGVGRITGTVIGALILGVMASGFTFVGVDAYIQDIIKGLIIVVAVVIDQYRNKRKLKR
- a CDS encoding TraR/DksA family transcriptional regulator, coding for MTKEKLLAMPADDYMNAEQLAFFTKLLQNMKVETHERIEQNRIAIESLDTPADPADAASVEEERTWLVNAIDRDQRMLPQLEQALDRINDDSFGWCDDSGEPIGLKRLLISPTTKYCIEAQERHEQIDKHQRQA
- a CDS encoding methyl-accepting chemotaxis protein; the protein is MIATEQATSQLSQQALSAASEAHRSSVAGRSELVESISRMHQLSQRANDSRELIEALSVRSDEIQRVSLVIQSIASQTNLLALNAAIEAARAGEHGRGFAVVADEVRGLAGRTAAATGEVGVMVADIQQRTAQVVEQIRQLASDLDSGVQQVEHTGQHLENIARLAAGVETQVSAIAQGTDTNREQLDSLFHAIEQMRGDLSISDQQTQRLAEAAVQMEGQAETISERLAEVGLDDYHQRVYDLAREGASQIAAQFEADIDQGRVSLEDLFDRSYQPIPNTQPAKYQTRFDRYTDQVLPAIQEPLLARHEGLVFAIACTQQGYVPTHNKVFSQPLTGDPQVDTLNNRTKRKFSDRTGIRCGSHQQPVLLQTYTRDTGELMHDLSVPIMLKGRHWGGLRLGYKPEKPR
- a CDS encoding DUF2789 family protein yields the protein MEQPSYELNTLFDQLGLPSDGKAIDDFIMAHPLAPEIKLVEADFLAPHQKALLKEWMRADGEEALLVDELNVRLHGGK